One Acidimicrobiia bacterium genomic region harbors:
- the acpS gene encoding holo-ACP synthase, with product MRIIGLGVDLAEIDRVERLLAKYPRFPERVFTEHERAYASRFANPARRFAARFAGKEAVMKSMGTGWRRIRWQDVEITGGGAPRVNLYGTAKTRAAQLGVSEVLVTITHTDVTAMVMAIAVGEH from the coding sequence ATGCGCATTATCGGGCTCGGCGTTGACCTCGCGGAGATAGATCGAGTTGAACGACTCCTTGCCAAATACCCCCGGTTTCCTGAGCGGGTGTTCACGGAGCACGAACGGGCTTATGCCTCCCGGTTTGCCAACCCGGCCCGCCGATTCGCTGCCCGGTTTGCGGGGAAAGAAGCGGTCATGAAGAGCATGGGCACGGGTTGGCGGAGGATTCGCTGGCAGGATGTAGAGATAACCGGCGGAGGCGCCCCCCGGGTCAACCTCTACGGCACGGCCAAAACCAGAGCAGCCCAACTTGGCGTCTCCGAAGTGCTCGTCACCATCACCCACACCGACGTGACCGCCATGG